Genomic segment of Pseudoalteromonas sp. NC201:
CGCATTTTGACTTGTTCATCTATATCTTGAATGGCACCAAAAACCCGAACGCATTCGCCATTTTCATATTCACCTTGACCGTGAGAGGCGACCCACTTTTCGTTGCCGTTGGCATCAATAATAATGGATTCTATGTCCCATTTGGTTTTGGAGGTGATGGCGTCGTCTATGGCTTGTTTAATGTTTCCTTGGTGAACGCCGGGTTTATAGAAGCTGATGGCATTGTCGAGTGTTGGTGTAAAGTTATCATCAACGCCATGAATGAGTCGCGTTTGTTGGCTCCAATACACTTTGTTCTTTTTAAAATCGACTTCCCAAGAGCCAATATCAGCAAGACGGCTCATCGCTGCTAATGCTTGTGAACGGTGTTGTATCTTTTTTAACGCCTTTTGCCGAGAAATTTCAACACCAATCCATTGACCTAATAAACTCACGTAATCTAAGTGTTCTTGACTGAACGCTTGGGCTTTGGCACTAGATGCGGAAAAGTTGACGGTACCATAGCGTTTACCATCAACAATAATCGGCGCACCAATGTAGCTCTCTAGGCCAAAGTTTGCGTAGCAAGGGTGAGTGGCAATTTCGCTGATACCAGCGTGATGAAAAGACAGTGCGCTGTCAGCTTGTAAAGTGTGCCAGCAATAGGTGTTTGCCAGTTCGAAATCCGTACCTACCAACAAAGAATTATCTGGGGTGATCACATGCCTTACTGTGTATATATCAGCCTGAATTTCACTGACGATTGCAATATCAAGCTCAAACACATCGAGGCCAAGTGTCAGCAGCGCCGTCACTTTTTCTTCAAATGTGGTGTCTTGGTTTGTGGTGATGAGGTGTAATCGTTTTAAAATACTCACAAATTTCACATTGGCAGTACAAGGCAGTTAATCACTTAACTTTAACCGCTCTTTGCTAACTTGCCAACATTAAATCGTTTGAATCTGTCGAGATAATTTCCGTTTTTCAAAGGATTATGAATAAAATAGGCGACGCGGGATTTATCACAATTTTTTAAGGCAAGTCTATGAGATACGTAGGTCTACTTTTTTTATTGATGACAACGGTCGTAAATGCACAAACACTTCGTGTTGCTACCTTTAATGTCAGTATGGAAGCAACGAACTATCAACAAAAAGGGAAAGCACTGGACTCTCAAAAGCTCAGTAAACTGCTACAGAATGGTCAACATCAACAAATCAAGAATATTGCAGAAATCATTCAGCGTGTTCGCCCAGATGTGATTCTACTTAATGAATTTGATTACATCGCTGAACCAAATAAAGGTGTACGGGCATTTGTAAATAACTATCTAGCACAACCTCAAGCGGATCAGCAGCCGATATCGTATCCTTACTTTTATATTGCGCCAGTCAATACTGGATTACCAACACCGTATGATTTAGATAATGACGGCAAGCAATCTAGTTATGGCGGTGATGCCCAAGGGTTTGGTTTATATGAGGGGCAATATGGGATGGTTGTACTGTCAAAGTACCCGATTAAAAAAGAGCAGGCCCGAACTCTGCAGACCTTTCTTTGGAAAGATATGCCAGACCATAAGGTCACAACAGACCCTGTGACGAAACAGCCTTGGTATAGTGAGCAAGAGTGGAAAAATTTGAGACTAAGCTCAAAATCTCACTGGGATCTGCCAATTGAAGTGAACGGTAAATTGTTTCGCCTGTTGGCGATGCATCCAACGCCTCCAGTCTTTGATGGTGAAGAGGATAGAAATGGCAACAGAAATCACGATGAGATCCGTTTAATGGCCGATTATATCGACCCTAAACGTAGCCAGTACATTTATGATGATAATGGCGTTAAAGGTGGCCTTAAAAATGATACACGATTTGTCATTGTCGGTGATTTAAATGCTGCCGATACAGGGGATAAACATAGACCCGGTGTGATAGAGCAATTATTAGATAACCCTAGAGTGTTTTCGGACTTAGCGCCAACGAGTAGAGGCGGAAGTGAACATAGCAAGGGAAGTGCGAGTCGCAGTTATACCGCACATTGGGGGGCACGCGTAGATTACGTACTACCATCCAAGTTCGGCTTTCAAGTACTTAGCAGCGGGGTTTTCTGGCCAAGCAAAGAAGACGAATTATTCCGTTTAGTGGAAAGTCGTCATGCCAGCTCCGATCACCGTTTAGTTTGGGTGGACGTGGAAGTTAAGTGAGCTCAGTGATTGGTCAACCGTGTCGCTTACTACAAATTTAAACAATGACTAACGGAACTAAACCGAAATAACCTCTAAGCTTGCGCTTAATGAATAGGAGAGTGTGATGAAAAGAATTCTATTAAGTGTTGGTTTAGCGGTTTGGTTATCTGGGTGTGCTCATCATGATGATGTGCGTCCATCGTCTGATGGTGTGCATAATATTATGTTATTTTCCGACAGCCGTGATGCGGGTAGTAAAGAAGCATTAAAGCAGGCTAGACACTATTGCAAACAAGCTGATATGGTCGCGTATGTTGTGAATCTAGATATCATTTATAACAGCGATACGCCTGAGAGTACTTATATCACGCAAAAAGGCGTAGCTAACGCCGTTGAGGCTGCCGGTATGGCGATGTGGATTTTTGGTCGAAATAGTGTCGATGATGCAGGGGCTGCAATGACCATAGGTGGAGGAATAGCCGATGGTGCGCTCGGTAAGCCTTATGATGTGCGATTAAATTTCAAATGTGGATGAATGATTAGTCAGCACGTCTAACGTCGCAACATGCTTCAATCTTCATCCTTTTTTGGATTGTTTTGAGGTGTGTTGTTTTTGGATGTTACTTTATCTTTGTCAAGAGGTGCCGTTTGCTCGTCTATTTTCTTTTTCATTTCAAATTTGGCGGAATACTTTAACAACGCAATATTGCTCCAAATCACCCCTAACACGCCAGCAATGATCAAGACCACTTGCCATGTTTCTAATTGATTGCCCATTCTAGCTCCTCAAAAAAGCCCTATTTTTTAAATTTGTCCTGAAATAGGTGAGCATTTTAGCGCGACTGTTGATATTATTCACCACCTAGTCATTTCGCGATAATTATGCTGCATATATTTACATTCTGAGGATAATAGCGCATTCATGGAACAAGTGTTAATTTGGCCTGCTCAGTATCCCATGCTGTTAAAGGGGTTAATCGAACAAAACGGTGCTTACATTCTAGATGCCATAGAGGCATGGCCGAATTGCCAACAAATGAAAGATGAGCAGGGCGTAACGACCACTGTTCTACCTCCTTTATTTTACCTCGCTTGGTTACGACCGCTAGAGCCGTTCGAAGCCTGTTATTTTCAGCATATTGATGACTATGACGATAAACAGCGTCAATACGTTAATAGCGTAATTCAACACATTGAGGAAAATGATACTGATCAGGATGAGCTAATAAAAACACTCATTCAGCGTCTTGGCCAGTACTCTAATATTCAAGCTCAGGTGCAAGAGCAAAGCTTATCGTTTGTAGAGTTGCTCTGTGACAAACATTATGAAAAAACGCTGATATGGCTACTGGAGAAAGGGCTTAAGTTTAGCGCGAAAGAAATTGTTTCTCTGTGGTGCAACAGCTCGGAGGCAACACATGCGGCACTATTGACTCATATTGATACTTGTCTGCTTGACCGAGCAGCCACGGCTAAACTAGCAACAGATAGTTTGCTGGATGGACAGCAGACTTTTGAGCTGCTTTGCACTATGTGTGACAAAGATGAAGTAACGGGTCTTTTGGAACAAGCGCTATTGTTCCAGCTAACCCAACAACAGGTGAAGCAATCAGCGATTATCACCTTAGTCACGCAGGGCGCGACAGGAACTGCGAGAGATAGCAGTGGGCGCTCAGCGATTATGTTAGCGGTTGAAAATGGCTTTGTGAGCGCGGTTGAAACCATGTTGCCGCACCATAAAGTAAATGAATTGGACGAATCGGGCAGGAACTTAATGCACTATGCGGCGGCATCGAACTCTGCAGCTATGATCGAAATGATTTTTGAACATGGTGATGACCCGACGCTTGCGGATATTCATGGCGACACCCCTTACCGTGTGGCTATGAAAAATCAGGCGCTTACTTCTAAGCAAACATTTGAGCAGCACGGTATTATCGAGCTTTCTAATGAGGCAAAGTATCAAAAAATAAAAACTGTCCATATTCTTTATGCCTTTGCTGCTATTTTGCTACCACTGCAGTTATTTTTATTCTTTACTGATGAGGTGGATGAAAAAACCATCGCAACACTTGTCACTACGGCAGCTTCTATCGCAATTTTTGTTTTTGCGAGGCGTAAACGCAGCAACCCTCTATACCCAAACAGCTCAACGCCTTGGTCACTGATCGGGGTAAATGCGTTAGCATGGCTTAGTATTGGTGTGCAGGTATTGTTTTCAGTATTGGTGTTGATAGCCGTACTATCGTTGCAGTAGCTTACAGTGACGAACTAAGCTGACGGATTGATGCTAAAAAGCGCAGTTACTTCATTGAAGACTGCGCTTTTTTAATGGAGTTATGCGAGCGAGATTATGGCTCTTTATGCTCGTGCGCTGCCTTTTCGTCAGCAAGGTCTTCTTTTAACTTGCGGATCTTCAACCCTAACTCTTGGCCTCTGTGTCTTGCATAGTAAGTGCAACCAATAAACATGGACGTTGCAAAGCCAATCTCAAGCAGGACTAACAATAGCTCGTCTGGAGATGTCCACAAAAGGGTAAAGCCGTGGATAAAATAAAACATTACGACAAAGTTTGCCCACGCATAAGTGTATGGCTTATCTTGTAAAATACCTTTAAGCGGGAGTAATAAAGGTAAAACGTACACCACAAAGACAAAGCCCAAGCTGTAACCTTCTCTTGGTGCAAGCACAAAGAGCCACAGTGGCATCAGGATCAAAAGACCAAAATACCCGACTAGCGCAAAGCGTTGAAAGCGTCTAGTGATGGGCTTTTTTGCAATTTCATTCATGTTAACTTTTCCGCGACGCGTAGCAGTCGACTCGCTGCTGCACGACAAATTTTGATTTCTGTTTGAGTGAGTGAAACATTGTTTTGGCTGCCCGCAACATGTGTTGCACCGTAAGGCGTTCCGCCCATTTCGGTCGCCAAAAGCTCTGGAACATCATAGGGGATACCTAACAACATCATGCCGTGGTGTAATAACGGTAAGGAGAGGTTGAGTAGGGTAGCCTCGTTGCCACCGTGCATACTGCTTGAAGACGAAAATACGCAGGCTGGTTTATCGATGAGCGTGCCTTTAAGCCACAAATCGCTGGTGGTTTCCCAAAACGCTTTCGCTTGGGCTGCCATCATGCCAAAGCGTGTTGGAGTACCGAACGCTAACCCGTCGCATGCTACTAAGTCTTGCTTTGTTACGATCACATCATGGTCTTGGCGCTTCTCAAATACGCGCACTATGGCTTCACCACCTTGTGACACTATGGTGTCTGCAAATTCGTGCGCCATATTTGCCACAGAGCCATGACTGGAGTGGTATAAAATAAGAATTTTACTCATTACAGGATATTAAGCACCGACTCTGGAGGCCTGCCAATCGCCGCCTTATCATCTTTAACAACGATAGGACGCTCAATCAGTTTAGGGTTTTCAAGCATGGCAGTGCGCAGTGTCGCTTCATCCGACTCTTTCGATAGTCCAAGCTCTTTGTAGAGCGTTTCTTTGCTACGTACAAGCTGATGAGCAGAACTAAATCCAAGTTTAGAAAGTAAATTAGCCAAAGTGTCACTATCGATTGGCGTCTTTAGGTATTCAATAACGGTAGGATTAACGCCATTGGACTCTAGTAAAGCTAGGGTTTCACGTGATTTTGAACAACGCGGGTTGTGATAGATTTCTACTGACATGATTTCGCTCTAATTCGTAATGTAAACGGATCATAGCTTAATGTAGAGATGACGAAAAGCGATGTGCAAGAAAATTGGCTTAAATACGTTTCTACTATCGCTGTAAGAAATCGCTAAGCCTACAGCTTAGCGATTTCTTTTTGCATATTACGGTATTGGCTAAGTAGCGCTTTTAATCTGGTACGCTTGATATCTTCGTTATCTTCGACATGATTGAGTGCACGCTGGACTTCGTCTGCCGCCTTATTAAATGCACCATACTGGGCATAGACACTCGCTTTTGACTCATGGTAAGCCGCCTTGTTTTCTTGGGCTTCATAGGCTTGTGTGAGTAAATCACGGGCGAGAATATGATCCGGTTTCTCAAGCAAAAAGATCTTAAGCAATTGCTCGGCAACTTCATACTGTTTTGCTTTTATTGCGGCATTGGCATAGTTTAGCGTGATAACTTGGTTATTGGGTCTGAGTTGATGTTGAGCTTGAAGCATCTCAACCGCTTTGCCAGAATGCTCTGTCGCAATTAAATAATCGGTATACACATCAAGATAAAACAGGTTATTCGGATCTTTTTCTAACAACTCATCCAATAGTTTGCCAGCTTCCTCGTATTTTTTTTGATCGAGTAACGTAATTGCTAATCCGTATTGTAGCGGGCGCTTGTCGAGTTCTGCTGAGCGCTTTAAAGAGTTTCTGAAAAAGGCTTCTCCTGCATCTTCTGAATAATAGTATCGTGCAAGCACACGGCTTTTAGCTAACGCGTAGGAAAGGCTTGAGGGATAATGCTTTTTCTCGAATTGTTGTGCCCTAAGCCTAACGTCCGATACTCGGCTGTCAGGTAACGGGTGCGTAAGCAAAAATGCAGGGGGCTTATTTTTAAAACGAATTTGATCCGAGAGCTTAGTTAAAAACTCACTGGCCGCATAGGGGTCAAAGCCTGCTTTATGTAGTGTATTCATACCAAATCGGTCGGCTTCTTGCTCGGCTTTTCGGCTATGCGTTAGTTGGTTCAACGATGATTGCGTTTGGCTTGCGGATAAAATGGCGATACCCGCATCTGGGGCAACTACGGTTGCCAAAATACCAGTAATAAGCCCCGCTATGGTCAAGGCGCTGTTGTCTTTTGCGTTTTGTACGCGGCGTGCTAAATGACGTTGGGTAACGTGCGCAATTTCGTGGCCAATAACGGATGCTAATTGACTCTCATTATCGGATTGCGCAATGAGTCCCGTATGTACACCAACGTGGCCTCCATAAAAAGCGAAGGCATTAATATCTTTGTTATTTATCCAAAAAAAGGTAAATGGAAAGCGTACATCATTAGCATTGGCGACGAGGCGATTGCCCAGGCTGGTTAAGTACTCTTCAAGTACCGGATCGCCAACCACTGGGGAGCGGGAGCGCAGCTGCATCATCATGACTTCGCCGATCGCTTGTTCTTTTTCAATAGGTAGTACTTGGAGAGCTGAAGTGCCTAAATCTGGTAGTTTCAGTTCTGTTTGTGCAATAGCGCTGCTTGATGCAGCGAGCGCAAATGTTAAAACGATTGAATTTAATAGGGGTTTTAACCGCATTTTAATCCCTTTTAAGGTCTTCTCCGAGCATGATCCTAGCTAAGTCGACTTCATCATTGCATGCTCGAGCATCTTTTTCACAAAGTTGGTAAAAATCTTTTATTGAGACCCCAGCAACACTCGTGATGTTCAATTCTTTTTGCAAAAACGTCACTGTCATATGCAGCACTTTGTGCGCATGAAGTATCAGAGCTTTGTCAGCTATATCACCGCGTTCAAAGTAAAACGCAATGAATTTATGGAGCTGGTTGATGCGCAGTAAGTTTTTCATCGTATGCGGATCCCATACTCGAAACTCCAAAAAACGATTGTCTTTAACATAGGCATCAATCTTGGTGCCTTTGGCTATTGGGTAAGCCCAAAGCTCAAAACCTCTGTCAGTAAATGCTTGATGTAACGCGATTTGAGGTTTATTGTCACAGTGAATTATGCCACTGTCATCTTCATAACCACCTAATAGTTCTATATTCCAATTTCGCTTATCTAGCAAACGCTTTACCGCATTGTCAAAGCCGTGATGGAGCAGACCTTCACATTCACTTACCGCTGAGGCGACAAGGTGATAAAAAGGCGGAAGTTCTCCCCAATTAATTTGCTTTTTGTACCAATTTATTTCTTTTAGTGTTGGATTGGCTGGCAATCGGGCCTTATTATTAACGCCTGGCATTAAGATTCCCAAGAAGTAGAGTATGCTATTAAGAATAAACCATCAACGCCTTGAGGGCTACCGCATTGAGTGATTTGTGTGGAGACAAGACGACAAAATTTGTACATGATCTACGAGAATTTACCTGTCCTGCATTATTTGTTCAGTTTAAGTGGCGGTTAAAGCGCCATGACTATACTCTAGGCAAACTAAAATTGCTGATGAGTCAGGATCAGAGCTTGTTAGATATCAAAAAGTATTTGGATGGTAACTCGGTGAGTTACCAAATTATTGAAATTGAAAGCGGTGAAGTGTGTTTGGAGATCATGGATGTTTGAGTTAGTAAAAGCGTGGTACATCAAAAAGTTTTCAGATCCACATTCCGTCACGCTATTGTTGATGCTAGTTGCCACAGTTGCTTTGCTGTACTTTTTTGGCAGTTATGTCATGCCGGTACTGGTCGCAATTGTGATCGCCTATTTACTTGAATGGCCAGTGAATAAGCTCACCCGAGTGACTGGCAGTAGGATGTTATCAGCAGTAGTCGTAATGGCGGTATTTGTGGGCGTCGCTTTGGGGCTGGTATTTGGTATCGTTCCTGTTCTGTGGCAACAGTTAAGTAACTTGCTCCAAGAAAGTCCAACCATGGTAGAAGAGGGTAAGGACTTCCTTTTACATTTACCTGAATACTACCCGACGCTGATCTCTACAACTCAGGTACAGGCAATTGTGAGCTCTGTGGAAAGTAAATTGCTAGAGCTTGGCGAAGTTATTGTCTCAGCCTCATTAACCTCATTAAAAGACGTTGTCGCATGGATGATTTATTTGGTCTTAGTGCCACTGCTTGCTTTTTTCATGTTGAAAGACAAGTCAGAACTTACATCTGGAGTGTCAAAAATTATACCTAAGGACAGAAAGCTTATTTCACAAGTGTGGCATGAGATGGACCAACAAATCATGAATTATATTCGTGGTAAAGTTTTTGAGATTGTCATCGTTGGTGTAGTGAGCTTTGTGACCTTTTCTATTTTGGATTTACGCTATGCCGCATTACTGGGGACATTGGTTGGACTTTCTGTACTTATCCCATTTATTGGTGCTGCACTCGTTACCTTACCCGTTGCCGCAGTAGCTTTGTTTCAATTTGGTCTAGCGCCAGAATTTTGGACCATTCTCATCGCGTACGGCATTATTCAAGCATTAGATGGTAATGTTTTAGTGCCGTTATTGTTTTCAGAAGCAGTGGATCTCAACCCTGTTTATATCATTGTTGCAGTGTTATTTTTTGGTGGTTTATGGGGATTTTGGGGGGTATTCTTTGCGATTCCACTTGCATCTCTGGTCAAGGCGCTGATCAATGCATGGTCGAGTAAGAGTGAAGAACTGTTGGCGAAATAGTGAGAATTTTTGATGTTAGTCGGCTCAAGAGCCGACTAAATAAATAGCTATTGTGTGATCCTACCCGTGCTTTCACGAACTACCATACTCGGTGTGAACACATGTGAGACTTCTTTATCATTTTTTCGATGTCCCCGTGTTTTAGAAAACAATAAACGCGCAGCATGTTCAGAAATAATGTTGTTAGCCTGATGTGCAGTCGTAAGCTTTGGCCAAGTTTGGCGGGAGAATGGAGAGTCTTCGAAGCCACTGATAGACAATTGACCCGGGATCTCT
This window contains:
- a CDS encoding endonuclease/exonuclease/phosphatase family protein → MRYVGLLFLLMTTVVNAQTLRVATFNVSMEATNYQQKGKALDSQKLSKLLQNGQHQQIKNIAEIIQRVRPDVILLNEFDYIAEPNKGVRAFVNNYLAQPQADQQPISYPYFYIAPVNTGLPTPYDLDNDGKQSSYGGDAQGFGLYEGQYGMVVLSKYPIKKEQARTLQTFLWKDMPDHKVTTDPVTKQPWYSEQEWKNLRLSSKSHWDLPIEVNGKLFRLLAMHPTPPVFDGEEDRNGNRNHDEIRLMADYIDPKRSQYIYDDNGVKGGLKNDTRFVIVGDLNAADTGDKHRPGVIEQLLDNPRVFSDLAPTSRGGSEHSKGSASRSYTAHWGARVDYVLPSKFGFQVLSSGVFWPSKEDELFRLVESRHASSDHRLVWVDVEVK
- a CDS encoding DUF2897 family protein produces the protein MGNQLETWQVVLIIAGVLGVIWSNIALLKYSAKFEMKKKIDEQTAPLDKDKVTSKNNTPQNNPKKDED
- a CDS encoding ankyrin repeat domain-containing protein, producing MEQVLIWPAQYPMLLKGLIEQNGAYILDAIEAWPNCQQMKDEQGVTTTVLPPLFYLAWLRPLEPFEACYFQHIDDYDDKQRQYVNSVIQHIEENDTDQDELIKTLIQRLGQYSNIQAQVQEQSLSFVELLCDKHYEKTLIWLLEKGLKFSAKEIVSLWCNSSEATHAALLTHIDTCLLDRAATAKLATDSLLDGQQTFELLCTMCDKDEVTGLLEQALLFQLTQQQVKQSAIITLVTQGATGTARDSSGRSAIMLAVENGFVSAVETMLPHHKVNELDESGRNLMHYAAASNSAAMIEMIFEHGDDPTLADIHGDTPYRVAMKNQALTSKQTFEQHGIIELSNEAKYQKIKTVHILYAFAAILLPLQLFLFFTDEVDEKTIATLVTTAASIAIFVFARRKRSNPLYPNSSTPWSLIGVNALAWLSIGVQVLFSVLVLIAVLSLQ
- a CDS encoding DUF2069 domain-containing protein, yielding MNEIAKKPITRRFQRFALVGYFGLLILMPLWLFVLAPREGYSLGFVFVVYVLPLLLPLKGILQDKPYTYAWANFVVMFYFIHGFTLLWTSPDELLLVLLEIGFATSMFIGCTYYARHRGQELGLKIRKLKEDLADEKAAHEHKEP
- the wrbA gene encoding NAD(P)H:quinone oxidoreductase; its protein translation is MSKILILYHSSHGSVANMAHEFADTIVSQGGEAIVRVFEKRQDHDVIVTKQDLVACDGLAFGTPTRFGMMAAQAKAFWETTSDLWLKGTLIDKPACVFSSSSSMHGGNEATLLNLSLPLLHHGMMLLGIPYDVPELLATEMGGTPYGATHVAGSQNNVSLTQTEIKICRAAASRLLRVAEKLT
- the arsC gene encoding arsenate reductase (glutaredoxin) (This arsenate reductase requires both glutathione and glutaredoxin to convert arsenate to arsenite, after which the efflux transporter formed by ArsA and ArsB can extrude the arsenite from the cell, providing resistance.) produces the protein MSVEIYHNPRCSKSRETLALLESNGVNPTVIEYLKTPIDSDTLANLLSKLGFSSAHQLVRSKETLYKELGLSKESDEATLRTAMLENPKLIERPIVVKDDKAAIGRPPESVLNIL
- a CDS encoding beta-barrel assembly-enhancing protease; protein product: MRLKPLLNSIVLTFALAASSSAIAQTELKLPDLGTSALQVLPIEKEQAIGEVMMMQLRSRSPVVGDPVLEEYLTSLGNRLVANANDVRFPFTFFWINNKDINAFAFYGGHVGVHTGLIAQSDNESQLASVIGHEIAHVTQRHLARRVQNAKDNSALTIAGLITGILATVVAPDAGIAILSASQTQSSLNQLTHSRKAEQEADRFGMNTLHKAGFDPYAASEFLTKLSDQIRFKNKPPAFLLTHPLPDSRVSDVRLRAQQFEKKHYPSSLSYALAKSRVLARYYYSEDAGEAFFRNSLKRSAELDKRPLQYGLAITLLDQKKYEEAGKLLDELLEKDPNNLFYLDVYTDYLIATEHSGKAVEMLQAQHQLRPNNQVITLNYANAAIKAKQYEVAEQLLKIFLLEKPDHILARDLLTQAYEAQENKAAYHESKASVYAQYGAFNKAADEVQRALNHVEDNEDIKRTRLKALLSQYRNMQKEIAKL
- a CDS encoding AI-2E family transporter, yielding MFELVKAWYIKKFSDPHSVTLLLMLVATVALLYFFGSYVMPVLVAIVIAYLLEWPVNKLTRVTGSRMLSAVVVMAVFVGVALGLVFGIVPVLWQQLSNLLQESPTMVEEGKDFLLHLPEYYPTLISTTQVQAIVSSVESKLLELGEVIVSASLTSLKDVVAWMIYLVLVPLLAFFMLKDKSELTSGVSKIIPKDRKLISQVWHEMDQQIMNYIRGKVFEIVIVGVVSFVTFSILDLRYAALLGTLVGLSVLIPFIGAALVTLPVAAVALFQFGLAPEFWTILIAYGIIQALDGNVLVPLLFSEAVDLNPVYIIVAVLFFGGLWGFWGVFFAIPLASLVKALINAWSSKSEELLAK